One part of the Saprospiraceae bacterium genome encodes these proteins:
- a CDS encoding pyridoxine 5'-phosphate synthase translates to MTRLSVNINKIALIRNSRGGNLPDLIKVALDCERFGAEGITVHPRPDQRHIRYSDIPLLKAVLKTEFNIEGFPTPEFIDLVCKNKPAQVTLVPDAPNVLTSDQGWDIETHREFLIPIIKRFKDIGIRVSLFMDPDPEMLIWAKEVEADRIELYTGDYAKTYESDQEVAVKNHILVADRAAELGIGINAGHDLNLQNLKYYKQQLSNLLEVSIGHSLVCDAIYLGLENVIPMYLKCLK, encoded by the coding sequence ATGACCAGACTGAGCGTAAATATCAATAAAATTGCATTAATAAGAAATTCAAGAGGCGGGAATCTTCCGGATTTAATAAAAGTGGCCCTTGATTGTGAGCGTTTTGGAGCGGAAGGCATAACCGTACATCCAAGACCAGACCAACGTCATATTCGGTATTCTGATATTCCGCTCCTTAAAGCTGTTTTAAAAACAGAATTTAATATCGAGGGTTTTCCAACTCCTGAATTTATTGACTTAGTTTGTAAAAACAAACCGGCCCAGGTAACTTTAGTGCCCGATGCACCGAATGTATTAACCTCTGATCAAGGTTGGGATATCGAGACTCATAGAGAATTCCTGATTCCTATTATCAAGCGGTTTAAAGACATAGGCATTCGGGTTTCTCTTTTTATGGATCCAGATCCAGAGATGCTAATTTGGGCTAAAGAAGTGGAAGCAGATCGTATTGAATTATATACCGGGGATTATGCCAAGACCTATGAATCAGACCAGGAAGTGGCAGTTAAAAATCACATTTTGGTAGCGGATAGAGCGGCTGAATTAGGTATAGGTATAAATGCTGGTCATGATCTTAATTTACAGAATTTAAAATACTATAAACAGCAATTAAGCAATCTTTTGGAGGTGTCAATCGGTCATTCTTTGGTCTGTGATGCTATTTATTTGGGTTTGGAAAATGTGATTCCAATGTACTTAAAATGTCTTAAATAG
- a CDS encoding SusD/RagB family nutrient-binding outer membrane lipoprotein has protein sequence MKNILKLNIVLCIILFGSCNDWLDVNTDPNNPSQVSLDLILPNAQMQIASAMAGDYALLGGLWSQHWTQSHIASQYKDIDSYDLTDKDLEIAWTEMFSDGLVDFEEIKRQASASGNWNAYLQAVCMQTYGFQLLADFYDKIPYTEALKGESLSKPKWDDGEVVYDGMISALNEALSKDFSAATNTALTTDFVFGGTNRTAQINSWVRFANTLKLKIYLRQTESARKADALVKIKDLLATNNFLQEAATIDVFIDEANRSNPLYENNVRQLNVATNLRASFTFLSFLQLHADPRLDAYFTTGATGHFALAQGDFNELTSVTPGDKTSKANFSPTTPVYLFSLDEIHFMLAEANLRAGNSSDESNYYDGVKAAFNKFGLTAPQSLLDGDYKYPSGGTFDQKLEAIIVQKWAGSVNQGHESYFDHNRTGYPRISSVPAYNPNGEVNPSYIPGQFTYSIQGVTGGAFPKRLIYPDISRRVNPNTPAFTPITTKVWWAK, from the coding sequence ATGAAAAATATATTAAAATTAAATATTGTTCTTTGTATAATACTATTTGGATCTTGTAATGACTGGTTAGATGTAAATACAGATCCAAATAATCCTTCACAGGTTAGCTTAGATTTGATTTTGCCAAACGCTCAAATGCAGATAGCATCGGCGATGGCAGGTGATTATGCACTTTTAGGAGGATTATGGTCACAGCACTGGACGCAAAGTCATATTGCATCTCAGTATAAAGACATTGACTCCTATGATTTAACAGATAAAGATTTAGAAATTGCATGGACAGAAATGTTTAGTGATGGTTTAGTTGATTTTGAAGAAATCAAGAGACAAGCATCGGCATCTGGTAATTGGAATGCATATTTACAAGCAGTGTGTATGCAGACCTATGGATTTCAGTTATTAGCTGATTTTTATGATAAAATTCCATACACGGAAGCGTTAAAGGGGGAAAGCCTTTCTAAACCAAAATGGGATGATGGTGAAGTTGTTTATGATGGAATGATATCCGCTTTAAACGAGGCTTTATCAAAAGATTTTTCAGCAGCCACAAATACGGCATTGACTACAGATTTTGTTTTTGGTGGAACGAATAGAACTGCTCAAATCAATAGCTGGGTAAGATTTGCAAATACATTAAAATTGAAAATTTATCTTCGTCAAACTGAAAGTGCAAGAAAAGCAGATGCTCTTGTTAAAATTAAAGACTTATTAGCGACTAATAATTTTTTGCAGGAAGCAGCGACAATTGATGTGTTTATTGATGAAGCAAATCGGTCAAATCCTTTGTATGAAAACAATGTGAGACAATTAAATGTTGCTACGAATTTAAGAGCAAGTTTTACTTTTCTTTCATTTTTACAATTGCATGCAGATCCAAGGTTAGATGCTTATTTTACTACAGGTGCTACAGGTCATTTTGCATTGGCTCAAGGAGATTTTAATGAATTGACTTCAGTTACCCCAGGTGACAAAACTTCCAAAGCCAATTTTTCTCCAACAACGCCCGTTTATTTGTTTTCATTAGATGAAATTCATTTTATGTTAGCAGAAGCAAATTTGAGGGCTGGTAATAGTTCTGATGAATCAAATTATTACGATGGTGTCAAGGCAGCATTTAATAAATTTGGTTTAACAGCACCACAATCCTTATTAGATGGTGACTATAAATATCCTTCTGGTGGTACGTTTGATCAAAAATTAGAAGCAATTATTGTTCAGAAATGGGCAGGAAGTGTTAATCAAGGTCACGAATCTTATTTTGATCACAATAGGACAGGCTACCCAAGAATATCAAGTGTTCCGGCATATAATCCGAATGGTGAAGTAAATCCCAGTTATATTCCGGGTCAGTTTACCTATTCAATTCAAGGGGTAACCGGAGGTGCATTTCCAAAACGATTAATCTATCCAGATATTTCCAGAAGGGTGAATCCAAATACTCCAGCTTTTACTCCAATTACTACAAAAGTGTGGTGGGCAAAATAA
- a CDS encoding SusC/RagA family TonB-linked outer membrane protein, with product MAHAQRMIKGTITDKGGNPLIGANVLGKGTDAGTVTDINGNYSLSLPSGVNVVVISYIGYNSQEISLATSNLIDVSLEEGVLLEEAVVTALGISKEKKTLGYASSSVNNATITQTRNSNVLDALSGRVPGLTIQTNSGSPGASSSISIRGFASVTGRTEPLMVVDGVPVNNRTNNGITNTNNSSDDFNRSADYGNQFSDLNPNDIENVSILRGSAATALYGSRGAAGVILVTTKSGKKNEKLSVEYSGSYSQSRVLRVPHLQNSYGQGWSGLFAYEENGSWGPRADGRDRLWGNVVDNSQLLKPFVVLEDNQKDFLEVGQTQDHSFGISGGNESSSFRLGYSYLNSDGIIPLDKDKLVRNSFSFNGGTSFKKLTISTGVNFIVKNLDAVASGQGDDAGAGKVIWQEIIQVPRDHSILDYADYKNKFYNLDNFHTLYAQNPYFILNETGNNFNENRVIGNMQFTYDLFKNFKVNWRVGGDYGNATILEYGNVARITAGSPNDPANDVVGKVAEANITNKQLNSDFFLTYDIPLNSSWDLSLLAGHNANQSDFRSFSTEVTNLSIPGFYNLSNTTTQPVTNTIYEKRRLIGVYGTATLGFNNWLYLGAQARNDWSSTLPKENNSFFYPGFTVGAVLSEGFTLPTMFNYLKLRAGYAFTGNDAKPYRINPVYAGAQSRAGGFGFVNFPIGGVNSFEVGDRIGNPNLKPEITDELEFGVEANLFSKRIGVDFSWYDKRTNDQIIEIDIDPTSGYRFQVVNLGEIQNTGIELLLDLVPIRTKNFEWSVSWNYSKNTNKVLSLGVDTSTSLLLNDVYNTELRAEIGKPVGTIYTPDVKRDPNGNIIVNGATGLPLQSEEKVYRGTINPDFITGIGTSLRYKSWTLGANCDYRKGGLFYSYTARLNYFVGNAYNTQYNDREPWIVPNSVIDNGDGTFSENTTPISRADVFTYYGATPSYEYNHVLDKTFFKLRNVSLTWSPNFNLVKGSMFHLNSISVWGRNLAIWTPSDNHFVDPESNTFGTSLDRQLGEFSSAPSSSSYGITVNFKY from the coding sequence ATGGCACATGCCCAACGGATGATTAAAGGAACTATTACTGATAAAGGTGGAAATCCCTTAATAGGGGCCAATGTGTTGGGTAAAGGCACCGATGCAGGAACTGTTACAGACATTAATGGGAATTATTCCTTAAGCTTACCCAGTGGGGTAAACGTCGTAGTTATTAGCTACATAGGATATAATTCTCAAGAAATTTCATTGGCTACATCAAATTTAATTGATGTGTCATTGGAAGAAGGCGTGTTGTTAGAAGAAGCAGTGGTTACAGCCCTTGGTATTTCTAAGGAAAAGAAAACACTCGGTTATGCATCATCAAGCGTAAATAATGCAACGATTACGCAAACTCGAAATTCAAATGTTTTGGATGCACTCTCCGGGAGGGTTCCTGGGTTGACGATTCAAACCAATTCTGGTTCCCCAGGAGCATCATCTTCGATATCCATTCGTGGATTTGCCAGCGTCACAGGCCGGACAGAGCCGTTAATGGTTGTTGATGGAGTTCCAGTTAACAATAGAACCAATAATGGGATTACAAACACAAATAATTCTTCAGATGATTTTAATAGATCTGCAGATTATGGTAATCAATTTAGTGATTTGAATCCGAATGATATTGAAAATGTATCCATTTTGAGAGGTAGTGCTGCAACAGCTTTATATGGAAGCCGGGGCGCTGCAGGTGTAATTTTAGTGACTACAAAATCTGGAAAGAAAAACGAGAAACTATCAGTTGAATATAGTGGCTCCTATTCCCAATCCAGGGTTTTGAGAGTTCCACATTTGCAAAATTCTTATGGACAAGGATGGAGTGGTTTATTTGCCTATGAAGAAAATGGAAGTTGGGGACCTAGAGCAGATGGTAGAGATCGCTTATGGGGTAATGTCGTAGATAATTCACAACTGCTAAAGCCATTTGTTGTACTTGAAGATAATCAAAAAGATTTTTTAGAAGTTGGTCAAACGCAAGATCATTCCTTCGGAATTAGTGGTGGAAATGAATCCTCAAGTTTTAGACTCGGCTATTCTTATTTAAATTCTGATGGAATTATACCACTTGATAAAGATAAATTGGTTAGAAACAGCTTCTCTTTTAATGGAGGTACTTCCTTTAAAAAGTTAACGATTAGCACTGGTGTTAATTTTATCGTTAAAAACTTGGATGCAGTAGCAAGTGGTCAAGGAGATGATGCTGGTGCAGGAAAAGTTATTTGGCAAGAAATTATTCAAGTGCCAAGAGATCATTCAATTTTGGATTATGCGGATTATAAGAATAAGTTTTATAACTTAGATAATTTCCATACTTTATACGCACAGAATCCATATTTCATTTTAAATGAAACAGGTAATAATTTTAATGAAAATAGGGTAATAGGTAATATGCAATTTACCTACGATTTATTTAAAAATTTTAAAGTAAATTGGAGAGTTGGAGGTGATTATGGGAATGCAACTATATTAGAATATGGAAACGTAGCTAGAATTACAGCTGGATCTCCTAATGATCCTGCAAATGATGTGGTTGGTAAAGTGGCAGAAGCTAACATTACAAATAAGCAATTAAATTCAGATTTCTTTCTTACCTATGACATTCCATTAAATTCCTCATGGGATTTAAGTTTATTGGCGGGCCATAATGCAAACCAATCTGATTTCCGTTCATTTTCAACAGAAGTTACCAATTTGTCAATACCAGGATTTTACAATTTGTCAAATACAACTACACAGCCCGTTACGAATACAATTTATGAAAAACGGAGACTCATTGGTGTTTATGGTACGGCGACTTTAGGTTTTAATAATTGGTTATATTTAGGCGCACAAGCTCGGAATGACTGGTCTAGTACCTTGCCAAAAGAGAATAATTCATTTTTCTACCCAGGCTTTACAGTAGGAGCTGTTTTATCTGAAGGATTTACCTTACCTACCATGTTTAATTATCTTAAACTCAGAGCAGGATATGCTTTTACAGGCAATGATGCAAAGCCATACAGAATTAACCCTGTTTACGCGGGAGCACAATCAAGAGCTGGTGGTTTTGGATTTGTAAATTTTCCAATTGGTGGCGTAAACTCGTTTGAAGTAGGAGATCGTATTGGTAACCCTAATTTAAAGCCAGAAATAACAGATGAACTTGAATTTGGAGTTGAAGCAAATTTATTTTCAAAAAGAATTGGAGTAGATTTCTCTTGGTATGATAAAAGAACAAATGATCAAATTATTGAAATAGATATTGATCCAACATCAGGTTACAGATTTCAAGTTGTAAACCTAGGTGAAATCCAAAATACTGGAATCGAACTTTTACTAGATTTAGTTCCTATTCGTACAAAGAATTTTGAATGGTCAGTAAGTTGGAATTACTCTAAAAACACAAATAAAGTATTGTCATTAGGAGTTGATACATCTACCAGTTTATTATTGAATGATGTTTATAATACGGAATTAAGAGCGGAAATTGGTAAACCTGTTGGTACCATTTATACGCCTGACGTAAAAAGAGATCCAAACGGCAATATTATTGTAAATGGTGCCACTGGCTTGCCATTGCAAAGTGAAGAAAAAGTATATAGAGGTACCATAAATCCTGACTTTATCACAGGCATAGGTACAAGTTTACGTTATAAGTCATGGACATTAGGTGCAAATTGTGATTATAGAAAAGGAGGACTTTTTTATTCTTATACCGCAAGATTAAATTATTTTGTTGGGAATGCTTATAATACACAATACAATGACAGAGAACCTTGGATTGTACCAAATTCTGTAATTGATAATGGGGATGGAACATTTTCAGAAAATACAACACCGATATCAAGAGCAGATGTATTTACATATTATGGAGCAACACCATCTTATGAGTACAATCACGTATTAGATAAAACCTTCTTTAAATTGAGAAATGTTTCCTTGACTTGGAGCCCTAATTTTAACCTTGTTAAAGGCTCTATGTTTCATTTGAATTCAATCTCAGTTTGGGGAAGAAATTTAGCTATATGGACGCCATCTGATAATCATTTTGTGGATCCTGAATCAAATACATTCGGTACTTCATTAGATCGTCAGCTTGGAGAGTTCTCCTCTGCTCCATCTAGTTCAAGTTACGGGATTACTGTAAATTTTAAATATTAA